The following coding sequences are from one Nicotiana tabacum cultivar K326 chromosome 1, ASM71507v2, whole genome shotgun sequence window:
- the LOC107783455 gene encoding GDSL esterase/lipase EXL3-like, whose product MSCFCLVFLSRKIILVHVLFLLFVASCKGKVQLPENVTVRAVFAFGDSIVDQGNNNHIATVVKCNFEPYGKDFMGGKPTGRFSNAKTPSVCVLDELGIKELMPAYLDPNLQAEDLKTGVSFASGATGFDPQTPALVSVIPLSTQLDHFREYIGKLKQLVGEEEANDILRNSVFLVVAGSDDLANTYFTVGIRRLQYDVNGYTDLMAAGASEFIQELYKLGARKIAIFGVPPIGCLPSQRTLGGGKSRECSEEYNQAAQLANTKLSAAIDSLSKNLLQSKLVFVDIYSSLLDLIVNPQKHGFEVVDRGCCGTGNIEVVILCNKYSGTCEDDTKYLFWDSYHPTEKGYRILVDQILKKYVNSFI is encoded by the exons ATGTCGTGTTTTTGTTTGGTGTTTTTGTCACGTAAAATAATTTTGGTCCATgttttatttctgttatttgttgCCTCATGTAAAGGGAAAGTGCAGCTGCCGGAAAATGTAACAGTGAGGGCTGTTTTTGCTTTCGGAGATTCCATTGTTGATCAAGGAAACAATAATCACATAGCAACAGTTGTTAAATGTAATTTTGAGCCATATGGGAAGGATTTCATGGGTGGAAAACCTACTGGAAGGTTTAGCAATGCCAAGACAccctctgtgtgtgtgt TGGACGAACTGGGAATTAAAGAACTGATGCCAGCTTATCTTGATCCTAATTTGCAAGCTGAAGATCTTAAAACTGGAGTAAGCTTTGCTTCAGGAGCTACTGGATTTGATCCTCAAACACCTGCCCTTGTG TCAGTGATTCCTCTATCAACACAATTAGATCATTTTAGAGAATACATCGGGAAGCTGAAGCAATtagttggagaagaagaagcgaACGACATATTGAGGAATAGCGTCTTCTTAGTGGTAGCCGGAAGCGATGACCTGGCCAACACCTACTTCACCGTCGGAATTCGCCGGCTGCAGTATGATGTTAACGGATACACTGATCTTATGGCCGCCGGAGCTTCTGAATTTATCCAA GAACTATACAAATTGGGAGCAAGAAAAATAGCGATTTTTGGAGTTCCACCCATAGGGTGTTTGCCTTCCCAGAGAACACTAGGTGGAGGTAAATCAAGAGAGTGTTCAGAGGAATACAATCAAGCTGCACAATTAGCCAACACTAAGCTCTCTGCTGCAATTGATTCATTGTCCAAAAATCTCCTTCAAAGCAAGTTGGTTTTCGTTGATATCTACAGTTCTCTGCTTGATCTCATTGTCAACCCTCAAAAACATG GATTTGAAGTAGTAGATAGAGGATGCTGTGGTACTGGAAACATAGAGGTGGTAATACTGTGCAACAAATACAGTGGAACATGTGAAGATGacacaaaatatttattttgggatAGTTACCATCCCACGGAAAAAGGTTACAGGATCCTTGTTGATCAGATCCTTAAAAAGTATGTCAATAGTTTCATATAA